The proteins below are encoded in one region of Corynebacterium sphenisci DSM 44792:
- a CDS encoding NAD(P)H-dependent glycerol-3-phosphate dehydrogenase, with protein sequence MVQIAVMGAGSWGTTLAKVFADAGNEVALWSRREAQARRIQITRENPDYLPGLGLPSGITATADAAGALDGADIVVLAVPSQTLRGNLAEWRAHLPAQATLLSLAKGIERGTHQRMSEVIAEVADIAADRVAVLSGPNLAREVASEQPAATVIACVDENRARLVQAAVATGYFRPYTNTDVIGCEIGGACKNVIALACGMATGQGLGENTLATIITRGLAEITRLGLAAGAREKTFSGLAGLGDLVATCSSPLSRNRTFGERLGRGDTMEQAQHATRGQVAEGVISSVSVSALAEGHGVEMPITAAVHAVCHRGVGVPETIRALMGRSRKAE encoded by the coding sequence ATGGTGCAGATCGCGGTGATGGGGGCCGGATCCTGGGGGACCACCCTGGCGAAGGTCTTCGCCGACGCGGGCAACGAGGTGGCGCTGTGGTCCCGCCGCGAGGCGCAGGCCCGCCGGATCCAGATCACCCGGGAGAACCCCGACTACCTGCCCGGACTGGGCCTGCCCTCGGGGATCACCGCCACCGCCGATGCCGCGGGGGCGCTCGACGGGGCGGATATCGTGGTGCTCGCGGTGCCCTCGCAGACCCTGCGCGGCAACCTCGCCGAATGGCGGGCGCACCTGCCCGCCCAGGCCACGCTGCTCAGCCTCGCCAAGGGCATCGAACGGGGCACCCACCAGCGGATGAGCGAGGTGATCGCCGAGGTCGCGGACATCGCCGCGGACCGGGTGGCGGTGCTGTCCGGGCCGAACCTGGCCCGGGAGGTCGCCTCCGAGCAGCCCGCCGCCACGGTGATCGCCTGCGTGGACGAGAACCGGGCCCGGCTGGTGCAGGCCGCGGTGGCCACCGGCTACTTCCGGCCGTACACGAACACCGACGTGATCGGCTGCGAAATCGGCGGCGCCTGCAAGAACGTGATCGCCCTGGCCTGCGGGATGGCCACCGGGCAGGGCCTGGGGGAGAACACCCTGGCCACCATCATCACCCGCGGCCTGGCCGAGATCACCCGGCTGGGCCTGGCCGCCGGGGCGCGGGAGAAGACCTTCTCCGGGCTCGCCGGGCTCGGCGACCTGGTCGCCACCTGCTCCTCCCCGCTGTCGCGCAACCGCACCTTCGGGGAGCGCCTCGGCCGCGGGGACACCATGGAGCAGGCCCAGCACGCCACCCGCGGCCAGGTCGCCGAGGGGGTGATCTCCTCGGTGAGCGTCTCCGCGCTGGCCGAGGGCCACGGGGTGGAGATGCCGATCACCGCCGCGGTGCACGCGGTGTGCCACCGCGGGGTGGGCGTGCCGGAGACCATCCGGGCGCTGATGGGGCGCAGCCGCAAGGCGGAATGA
- a CDS encoding D-alanine--D-alanine ligase family protein, which translates to MSQTSSTLGDRPTVAVLYGGASPEHPVSCISASAILATLDPERYRVVPVGITRSGTWVPGVADPGGAIPAGADLPEVAEPGPGGVRLALSADPARPGELRVLSGPNKGAVHAVADVVFPVLHGPNGEDGTIQGLLELSGVPYVGPGVLASAAGMDKERTKNLLAAAGLPIGEQVVLHPGEGLDAAQRERLGLPVFVKPARGGSSIGISRVADWAELDTALALARRHDWKVIVERGIDGAEVECGVLQHPDGALVASAPALLRGTGDSAEGFYGFETKYLDDVVEAEIPAPIGEAATAELQRVARAAFRALGCDGLARVDFFVTESGPVINEINTMPGFTPISMYPKMLAATGVAYPELLDILVRRALVARR; encoded by the coding sequence ATGAGCCAGACCAGCAGCACCCTCGGCGACCGGCCCACGGTCGCGGTCCTCTACGGCGGGGCCAGCCCCGAGCACCCCGTCTCCTGCATCTCCGCCTCGGCGATCCTGGCCACCCTGGACCCGGAGCGCTACCGGGTGGTGCCGGTGGGCATCACCCGCTCCGGCACCTGGGTGCCCGGCGTCGCCGACCCGGGCGGTGCGATCCCGGCCGGCGCGGACCTGCCCGAGGTCGCCGAACCCGGCCCCGGCGGGGTGCGCCTGGCGCTGTCCGCGGACCCGGCCCGGCCCGGTGAGCTGCGGGTGCTCTCCGGGCCGAACAAGGGCGCGGTGCACGCGGTGGCCGACGTGGTCTTCCCGGTGCTGCACGGGCCCAACGGGGAGGACGGCACCATCCAGGGCCTGCTGGAGCTCTCCGGGGTGCCCTACGTCGGCCCCGGGGTGCTCGCCTCGGCGGCCGGGATGGACAAGGAGCGCACCAAGAACCTGCTCGCCGCCGCCGGGCTGCCGATCGGGGAGCAGGTGGTGCTGCACCCCGGGGAGGGCCTGGACGCGGCGCAGCGCGAGCGCCTCGGGCTGCCGGTGTTCGTCAAACCCGCCCGCGGCGGGTCCTCCATCGGCATCTCCCGGGTCGCCGACTGGGCGGAGCTGGACACCGCCCTGGCGCTGGCCCGGCGGCATGACTGGAAGGTGATCGTGGAGCGCGGCATCGACGGCGCCGAGGTCGAATGCGGGGTGCTGCAGCACCCGGACGGCGCCCTGGTCGCCTCCGCCCCGGCGCTGCTGCGCGGCACCGGTGACTCGGCGGAGGGCTTCTACGGTTTCGAGACCAAGTACCTCGATGACGTGGTGGAGGCCGAGATCCCGGCGCCCATCGGGGAGGCGGCCACCGCGGAGCTGCAGCGGGTGGCCCGGGCGGCGTTCCGGGCGCTGGGCTGCGACGGCCTGGCCCGGGTGGACTTCTTCGTCACCGAATCCGGACCGGTGATCAACGAGATCAACACCATGCCCGGGTTCACCCCGATCTCGATGTACCCGAAGATGCTCGCCGCCACCGGGGTGGCCTACCCCGAGCTGCTGGACATCCTGGTGCGCCGGGCGCTGGTCGCCCGCCGCTGA
- a CDS encoding DUF3515 family protein gives MGDKVQDQGSRRRAGIALALAVALALGVIVATKIMQDRAARQPVLLPTVEMPMDDSPQCAELVAALPDSLGRLQRAELAEPAPTGAALYRDFTDDRVTVRCGAPVPAQYTTLSRTVEAGDVTWLRVADDTPDLDLVTWFSVGTSPIVAVTGSSDHDDVLPEIAGRMGAGFGAGPEPGPLPLTDLAAPAADGRCEGLLAALPAAIAERDRLGEGDLPEGMTLPPATAAWANADGDAITLRCGVAEPAGYAAMADPANDGDRQLTQVGDIVWFTDAERSSGTTATYFALGRERIVAVHLPVAVSSGVLPELSATIAANLENTAPSEE, from the coding sequence ATGGGAGACAAGGTTCAGGACCAGGGTAGCCGCCGGCGCGCCGGGATCGCGCTGGCGCTCGCCGTGGCGCTGGCGCTGGGCGTCATCGTCGCCACCAAGATCATGCAGGATCGGGCCGCCCGGCAGCCGGTGCTGCTGCCGACCGTGGAGATGCCCATGGACGACTCGCCGCAATGCGCGGAGCTGGTGGCGGCGCTGCCCGATTCCCTGGGCCGGCTGCAGCGCGCCGAGCTCGCCGAGCCCGCCCCGACGGGCGCGGCGCTGTACCGGGACTTCACCGACGACCGGGTCACGGTGCGCTGCGGGGCGCCGGTCCCGGCGCAGTACACCACCCTGTCGCGCACCGTCGAGGCCGGCGACGTCACCTGGCTGCGGGTCGCCGACGACACCCCGGATCTGGATCTGGTGACCTGGTTCTCGGTGGGCACCTCCCCGATCGTGGCGGTGACCGGCTCCTCCGATCACGATGATGTGCTGCCCGAGATCGCCGGGCGGATGGGCGCCGGCTTCGGCGCCGGCCCGGAGCCGGGCCCGCTGCCGCTGACCGATCTGGCCGCCCCGGCCGCCGACGGCCGCTGCGAGGGCCTGCTCGCCGCGCTGCCCGCCGCGATCGCGGAGCGCGACCGGCTCGGCGAGGGGGATCTGCCCGAGGGCATGACCCTGCCGCCGGCCACCGCGGCCTGGGCGAACGCCGACGGCGACGCGATCACGCTGCGCTGCGGGGTGGCGGAGCCGGCCGGCTACGCGGCGATGGCGGACCCGGCCAATGACGGCGATCGGCAGCTCACCCAGGTCGGCGACATCGTGTGGTTCACCGACGCGGAGCGCTCCTCGGGCACCACGGCGACGTACTTCGCCCTGGGCCGGGAGCGGATCGTGGCGGTGCATCTGCCGGTGGCGGTGTCCTCCGGGGTGCTGCCGGAGCTCTCCGCCACGATCGCGGCGAATCTGGAGAACACCGCCCCCTCCGAGGAGTAG